A genomic segment from Capra hircus breed San Clemente chromosome 7, ASM170441v1, whole genome shotgun sequence encodes:
- the LOC102181672 gene encoding adhesion G protein-coupled receptor E2-like yields MQIQSESRDEQNNINKCGPSWKVSSGIYVDCQNFNNTQRQCKGNRTLSQKEFENECTKKTFDLPPGSGALEGKRLGPEMRTLIWGDQMAAPTHHDVMLSCFFNRVQNLSENMESVPVEDTIQNLIQGVDEMLEAPRDLETLPSSEQHLVASNLLIGLETVFRGLSKSLNNESLHFSSPSGTEMSLKALDKEDKNVTLIQNNIKMILIWDTVHELNDSGPIVVGLVSIPGIEKLLDKVPLIVDAEEQVVPHEAHGELLQEIPPTLLSDVISAFISNSNTQNLSSPVKFVFKHSRTPETKGKVHCVFWEQGQNGSGRWATRGCRTMDSRDDSATCQCTHFSSFAVLVAYCDMHEEDLTLTVITYVGPSLSLLCLFLAALTFLQCKAIQNISTSLHLQLSLCLFLAHLLFLTAINRTESKVLCAIIAGALHYLYLASFTWMLLEGLQLFLTARNLMVVNYSSVNRIMKKLTFPVGYGVPAVIVAISSASRPHLYGTPKRCWLSTEKGFVWTFLGPVCTIFSINLVFFLITFWIVKKKLSSLNSDVSTLRKTRILTFKATVQLFILGCTWCLGILQVGPAPHVMAYFTIINSLQGFFIFLVYCLLSQQVQEQYKIWFKGIKKTESEEYTLSSRAVSEPSKHSQVRSCIAPEHVTD; encoded by the exons ATGCAGATCCAGTCAGAGAGCAGGGATGAGCAGAACA ACATCAACAAGTGTGGACCATCATGGAAAGTGTCCTCTGGAATATATGTAGACTGCCAGAACTTTAACAACACACAGCGTCAATGCAAAGGAAACAGAACTCTTTCTCAAAAAGAATTTGAGAATGAGTGTACTAAGAAAACGTTTG ACCTTCCACCTGGGTCTGGGGCCTTAGAAGGGAAACGCTTGGGTCCAGAGATGAGGACTCTGATCTGGGGGGACCAGATGGCTGCCCCAACTCATCATGATGTC ATGCTCTCCTGCTTCTTCAACAGAGTCCAGAATCTTAGTGAAAACATGGAGTCAGTCCCTGTCGAGGACACTATCCAG AACCTCATACAGGGGGTGGATGAAATGCTGGAAGCCCCCCGGGACCTGGAAACCCTGCCCAGCTCAGAACAGCATCTTGTGGCCTCTAACCTGCTCATTGGCCTGGAAACTGTCTTTAGAGGACTGAGCAAGTCCCTGAACAATGAGTCACTGCACTTCAGTTCACCTTCAGGCACAG AAATGTCACTGAAGgcactggataaagaagataagaATGTCACCTTGATTCAGAATAACATAAAGATGATACTGATCTGGGATACAGTGCATGAATTAAATGACTCAG GTCCCATTGTGGTGGGCCTTGTCTCCATACCTGGGATTGAAAAGTTGCTGGATAAAGTGCCCCTGATTGTGGATGCTGAGGAACAGGTAGTTCCACATGAGGCACACGGGGAATTGCTGCAGGAAATTCCCCCTACCCTGCTGTCTGATGTCATATCTGCCTTTATCAGCAACAGTAACACACAGAACCTCAGTTCTCCAGTCAAATTTGTCTTCAAACAT TCAAGGACCCCTGAAACAAAGGGGAAGGTGCACTGTGTCTTCTGGGAGCAGGGCCAGAATGGAAGTGGCCGTTGGGCAACCAGAGGCTGCAGGACGATGGACAGCAGAGACGACAGCGCCACCTGCCAGTGCACCCACTTCAGCAGCTTTGCTGTCCTCGTGGCCTACTGCGACATGCAC GAGGAGGATCTCACACTGACTGTGATCACCTACGTGGGACCGAGCCTCTCTCTGCTGTGTCTCTTCCTGGCGGCCCTCACGTTCCTGCAGTGCAAAGCCATCCAGAACATCAGCACCTCGCTCCACCTGCAGCTCTCGCTCTGCCTCTTCCTGGCCCACCTGCTCTTCCTTACAGCCATCAACAGAACTGAGAGCAAG GTGCTGTGCGCCATCATCGCAGGTGCCTTACACTATCTCTACCTGGCCTCCTTCACCTGGATGCTGCTGGAGGGTCTGCAGCTCTTCCTCACTGCACGCAACCTGATGGTGGTCAACTACTCCAGTGTCAACAGGATCATGAAGAAGCTCACGTTCCCAGTGGGCTACGGAGTCCCGGCTGTGATTGTGGCCATTTCTTCTGCATCCAGGCCTCATCTTTATGGAACACCCAAACG ATGCTGGCTCAGCACAGAAAAAGGATTCGTTTGGACATTTCTTGGCCCTGTCTGCACCATCTTCTCT ATTAATTTAGTTTTCTTCCTGATAACATTTTGGATTGTGAAAAAGAAGCTCTCTTCACTCAACAGTGATGTGTCCACTCTCCGGAAGACTAG GATACTAACATTTAAAGCCACAGTTCAGCTCTTTATCTTGGGATGTACATGGTGTCTGGGAATCCTGCAGGTGGGACCAGCTCCCCACGTCATGGCCTACTTCACCATCATCAACAGCCTTCAAGGTTTCTTCATCTTCCTGGTGTACTGCCTCCTCAGCCAGCAG GTGCAAGAGCAATACAAGATCTGGTTCAAAGGGATCAAGAAAACTGAGTCTGAGGAGTACACACTCTCCAGCAGGGCCGTGTCGGAACCCTCTAAACACAGTCAAGTAAGATCATGCATTGCCCCAGAGCACGTCACTGATTGA